The bacterium genome window below encodes:
- a CDS encoding SIMPL domain-containing protein (The SIMPL domain is named for its presence in mouse protein SIMPL (signalling molecule that associates with mouse pelle-like kinase). Bacterial member BP26, from Brucella, was shown to assemble into a channel-like structure, while YggE from E. coli has been associated with resistance to oxidative stress.), which translates to MLKSTVQFFVIIVALFVIIPTIYADDDGGNDKDARLVTVTGDADVMVVPDEVIITLGVHTWNAKLDIAEQSNEDIVKKTIKTIESFGIEAKHLKTEYFTINPTYPDYFDERTTNIDGYSVWKTIVVTLRDVPKFEDLLTAVLESGVTYVHGIQFRTTELRKHRDTARALAIKAAKEKATALAGELGLEIGKPQSIKEEYSNWWSWYGGGYWGRSYGGGMSQNVVQNAGGGSGTASDESAIAPGQITVNARVSVSFELK; encoded by the coding sequence ATGTTAAAAAGCACCGTGCAATTCTTTGTTATTATAGTTGCGCTTTTTGTGATCATACCAACAATTTACGCTGATGATGACGGCGGCAATGACAAGGACGCGCGGCTGGTTACGGTGACCGGCGACGCGGATGTTATGGTCGTGCCGGACGAGGTGATCATCACCTTGGGTGTCCATACCTGGAACGCCAAGCTGGATATCGCAGAACAGTCGAATGAAGATATCGTGAAAAAAACGATAAAAACGATCGAATCGTTTGGGATCGAAGCTAAGCACTTAAAAACCGAGTACTTCACGATCAACCCGACGTATCCTGATTATTTTGATGAACGGACGACGAATATCGACGGCTACTCGGTATGGAAGACGATAGTTGTTACCCTGCGGGATGTTCCTAAATTCGAGGATCTGCTGACCGCGGTGCTTGAATCCGGCGTAACCTATGTTCACGGCATACAGTTCCGCACGACCGAGCTTCGCAAGCACAGGGATACGGCCCGCGCCCTGGCGATCAAAGCTGCAAAAGAGAAAGCGACTGCACTGGCTGGCGAACTTGGTTTGGAAATAGGCAAACCTCAGTCAATAAAAGAGGAGTATTCTAACTGGTGGTCCTGGTACGGCGGCGGTTATTGGGGTCGCTCTTACGGCGGAGGCATGTCGCAGAACGTCGTACAGAATGCCGGTGGAGGCAGTGGTACCGCGTCAGATGAAAGCGCGATCGCGCCGGGCCAGATTACGGTCAACGCCAGAGTGTCGGTCAGTTTTGAATTGAAATAA
- a CDS encoding transposase has translation MVWKPRVCGEEQYHHVYAWGNDRHPIFKARAHYTKYLSLLAKYSHNLSVFVVAYALMEYHVHLFVYDRDKNISEFMKKLHGDYAKYFNRVNNRTSHVFGERFNNKIVQANLYGKWLSRYIHRQAVEGGIVTDPIDYEWTSYGIYIGIVKCNWVRPDIILEQFGDGSSAINNYKKFVLDIVDDPIIWSERKTVFDLNVICEHVCNELKISRDALFFPKGHYEKTGRYEFVKILIHRYNVKLCEVAAFLKIQRCTLYDMLK, from the coding sequence ATGGTGTGGAAACCAAGAGTCTGTGGAGAAGAACAATATCATCATGTATATGCCTGGGGAAATGATCGCCATCCAATTTTCAAAGCGCGAGCGCACTACACAAAATATTTAAGCCTACTTGCAAAGTACTCGCATAATCTATCAGTTTTTGTTGTTGCTTATGCGTTAATGGAATATCACGTGCATCTTTTTGTTTATGATCGTGACAAAAATATCTCAGAGTTTATGAAGAAATTGCATGGTGATTATGCAAAATATTTTAACCGTGTAAATAACAGGACGAGTCATGTGTTCGGAGAACGTTTTAATAATAAAATCGTACAAGCGAATCTGTATGGAAAATGGTTATCAAGATATATCCACCGACAAGCGGTGGAAGGTGGAATAGTCACCGATCCAATTGATTATGAATGGACAAGCTATGGTATATACATTGGTATCGTGAAGTGCAATTGGGTAAGACCTGATATTATATTGGAACAGTTCGGTGATGGGTCGAGTGCTATAAATAATTATAAGAAATTTGTGCTTGATATTGTAGACGATCCCATTATATGGAGTGAAAGAAAGACGGTTTTTGATTTAAATGTGATATGCGAACACGTGTGTAATGAGTTGAAAATCAGCAGAGATGCGCTTTTCTTTCCAAAAGGACATTATGAGAAGACTGGGCGTTATGAGTTCGTGAAAATATTGATTCATAGATACAATGTGAAGCTATGTGAAGTGGCAGCTTTCTTGAAAATACAAAGATGTACCTTATATGATATGCTTAAGTAA
- a CDS encoding ABC transporter permease encodes MRAIIWREIRLHYSKAYWLVSNFMPPFFYLLFFGYLFSAVFQKVAFENRNISYLHFFIPGLIVMQSFLTLPYALSLVNLDRRVKIIDMIHMTATSFHEYFSGRMISIQVLALVKAMILWVVAVSMMHMISAGVAGIVIALVVFVISTFIWFCVGFILGLVIKTEDARDIVMQFLALPLTFLSNIYYPVMTAPGLLKYAIAANPLTHATNLIRPALLNCPTAEYIGKNYISFLVLLAYFIVSGILALVMVRQWSAKKG; translated from the coding sequence ATGCGGGCGATAATCTGGCGTGAGATCCGTTTGCACTATTCAAAGGCATATTGGCTGGTGTCGAATTTCATGCCGCCTTTTTTCTACCTCTTGTTCTTCGGATACCTGTTTTCCGCGGTTTTTCAAAAAGTAGCATTCGAGAACAGAAATATTTCGTATCTTCATTTCTTTATCCCCGGCCTGATCGTAATGCAATCCTTTTTGACCCTGCCATACGCGCTGTCGCTGGTCAATCTCGATCGCAGGGTGAAGATAATCGACATGATCCACATGACGGCAACGAGTTTCCATGAGTATTTTTCAGGCAGGATGATCAGCATTCAGGTTTTAGCCTTGGTCAAGGCCATGATCCTGTGGGTCGTAGCGGTTTCCATGATGCACATGATATCAGCCGGCGTGGCAGGCATTGTGATAGCACTGGTCGTATTCGTGATCAGCACATTCATTTGGTTCTGCGTGGGGTTCATCCTCGGTTTGGTCATCAAGACCGAGGATGCCCGTGATATCGTCATGCAGTTCCTCGCCCTGCCCCTAACGTTCCTATCAAATATCTATTATCCGGTCATGACCGCGCCGGGGTTATTGAAATACGCGATCGCCGCCAATCCCTTGACTCATGCAACGAATCTTATAAGGCCGGCGCTGTTGAATTGCCCGACGGCGGAATATATCGGGAAAAACTACATTTCGTTTTTGGTCCTCTTGGCGTATTTTATTGTTTCCGGGATCCTCGCGCTGGTCATGGTAAGGCAGTGGTCGGCAAAAAAAGGCTAG
- a CDS encoding ABC transporter ATP-binding protein produces the protein MIGVSKLVKCYNGRKVLNTIDLEVGKGECFCLLGPNGAGKTTIVKIITGFERPDSGRIEVLGRDVGACSQYLKGRINIIPQQPTLDPFLTIAENLVFYGMLQKIPGRVLRVQIDKLLELFSLSQIRNQVTFHASGGEVQRLLVARAFLKPGDILFMDEPTSGIDILFKNRLWSIFNDMKRDGLTIFLNTHDLNEAEVLSDRIAFLFNGRILAVDTPQNLKRSIDAGQATLNDVFRKMGVEDAGDNLA, from the coding sequence ATGATCGGCGTTAGCAAACTGGTAAAGTGCTACAATGGGAGGAAGGTCCTGAACACCATCGACCTTGAAGTAGGTAAAGGCGAGTGCTTCTGTTTGTTAGGGCCCAATGGGGCGGGGAAGACGACGATCGTCAAAATAATCACCGGTTTTGAAAGGCCTGATTCGGGTCGTATCGAGGTGCTCGGCAGGGATGTGGGCGCATGTTCTCAGTATCTTAAGGGAAGGATCAATATCATACCTCAGCAGCCGACCCTTGATCCTTTTCTTACGATTGCCGAGAACCTCGTGTTCTATGGCATGCTCCAGAAAATCCCTGGCCGGGTCCTGCGGGTCCAGATCGATAAACTGCTTGAACTGTTTTCCCTCAGTCAAATTCGGAACCAGGTGACATTTCATGCTTCTGGCGGGGAGGTGCAGCGGCTTCTGGTGGCGCGCGCATTCTTGAAGCCCGGCGACATATTGTTCATGGACGAACCAACTTCGGGTATTGATATCCTGTTCAAGAACAGGCTATGGTCCATTTTCAATGACATGAAAAGGGATGGTCTGACCATTTTCCTGAATACGCATGACCTGAACGAAGCCGAGGTCTTAAGCGACCGCATCGCGTTCTTATTCAATGGCAGGATCCTGGCGGTCGATACGCCGCAAAACCTAAAGCGATCGATCGACGCCGGGCAAGCCACGTTGAATGATGTATTCAGGAAGATGGGAGTGGAAGATGCGGGCGATAATCTGGCGTGA
- a CDS encoding radical SAM protein, translating into MIDLEQRIVALDPEYCMRNEKDNIHIFPRNPFVNQKENRRLVISSPEAVLLALCNGERTVSEVKHAISNILRVDEKVAAKIVVNCLNKFKDHLIFVDDTNVRNVVKYRPEDFILPGNQYCPRSSGPSVPELIMLIPTFSCDCHCRYCYAPRHRFLQELALHDVKCLTVQMKDMQIPSLIFSGGDPFSHTHIMDMIKACVDNDVRPVLATKTPLSTKTIQRLKGLGMGEMQVSIDSSDKDIAEYLVGKNNYFDSIVKSIKDMVSEGLTVNINSVLTSYNIRSIEMSVRDFAKWGVKQITLSQYSRSRFFHNDALFCQPGDLDSLEAMIPSLKKYLKPVNIYFKKIKDPLFMSWQEKMEFYKNRPVCNAGRNGLVILPDGSVTVCEVLYYIEDFIIGNIKNEKLSSIWNSPRRTDFATSGYKYLAREECERCDQLIGCYTIRGKCYVRALQSHGDALRPDPFCPKSPPGNRFT; encoded by the coding sequence GTGATCGATCTTGAACAGCGCATTGTGGCGCTTGATCCTGAATACTGCATGCGCAACGAAAAAGACAACATCCACATATTCCCGAGGAACCCATTTGTTAATCAAAAGGAAAACCGCCGGTTAGTCATTAGTTCACCTGAAGCGGTCCTACTGGCACTATGCAATGGTGAGAGAACTGTCAGCGAGGTCAAACATGCGATTTCCAATATCCTGCGCGTTGATGAAAAGGTGGCCGCAAAAATAGTAGTAAATTGCCTGAACAAGTTCAAGGACCATCTGATCTTCGTTGACGATACCAATGTCAGGAATGTCGTGAAGTATAGACCTGAGGATTTTATTCTTCCGGGGAATCAATACTGTCCTCGATCCAGCGGTCCATCGGTCCCCGAGTTGATTATGCTCATTCCGACCTTTTCATGCGATTGTCACTGCCGGTATTGTTATGCTCCCAGGCATCGATTTTTGCAAGAGCTGGCACTGCATGACGTGAAGTGCCTGACGGTTCAGATGAAAGACATGCAAATACCGTCGCTCATTTTTTCTGGGGGTGACCCTTTTAGTCACACCCATATCATGGATATGATCAAAGCATGTGTCGATAATGATGTGCGTCCCGTGCTGGCTACGAAAACCCCGTTGTCCACCAAGACAATACAGCGCCTTAAAGGGCTTGGCATGGGGGAGATGCAGGTGAGTATTGATTCGTCAGACAAGGATATCGCTGAGTATCTGGTCGGAAAGAACAATTATTTCGATTCTATCGTCAAGTCAATAAAAGATATGGTTTCAGAGGGCTTGACGGTCAATATAAACAGCGTTCTGACATCGTATAACATCCGTTCAATAGAAATGTCAGTCCGGGATTTCGCGAAATGGGGGGTGAAACAAATAACACTATCCCAGTATTCCCGGTCCAGATTTTTTCACAACGATGCCCTGTTCTGTCAGCCTGGTGATCTTGATAGTCTTGAAGCAATGATCCCCAGTTTGAAAAAATACCTGAAGCCAGTGAACATCTATTTTAAGAAAATAAAAGATCCGCTGTTCATGTCGTGGCAGGAAAAAATGGAATTTTACAAAAACCGACCGGTATGTAACGCCGGGAGGAACGGCTTGGTGATATTGCCTGATGGATCGGTAACGGTCTGTGAAGTGCTATACTATATCGAGGATTTTATCATTGGCAATATCAAAAATGAGAAACTGAGCAGCATCTGGAATTCACCAAGGCGGACTGATTTTGCTACGAGCGGGTACAAATACCTGGCCCGGGAGGAATGCGAGCGTTGTGATCAATTGATCGGTTGTTATACGATCAGGGGAAAATGTTATGTCCGGGCCCTACAGTCGCACGGCGATGCACTAAGGCCTGATCCCTTTTGTCCGAAAAGTCCACCGGGCAACAGGTTTACATGA
- a CDS encoding Ig-like domain-containing protein: MNITLLTTASVLHSGDTLNAPYGTKPVIDGLISAGEWDDADTVMTMALPNGPVTIYAKEYPDSIYFAVNVPDSTSHPNDRAILMFDSLNNADTLPNVDDFTCSMKRNGTRASQHGNGTGWANDSTWGWNSAVTASTNGYVVEYSVAFRKAGLSFGQPKILGFSVEIINTNLSTVLWPDSAINMNPSTWGDLFSPDNWGSNDSVGPVTSGIQISPPNPPQGITNIVVYALVSDSLTGQSMINDAQVFIDSTVAAYNMMPLDGNFDEMTEGVFDTVPVTGWVAGDTHWVYVRGMDIARNWGMFDSVPVIVAAALDTTPPWIITTFPGSGQTDVPLDAVITATFSEQVDPATVTLDKFTMNGSINGAYTFTINYDPIDSTVSIDPTISFASAESITVVIAPGIQDLAGNPMPDTHSWWFKALVLPDSVGPVTSSVSISPPNPPQGITEIIAYALVSDSATGQSLINDAEAFLDSIGQPGTGYIMTALDGGYDEIAEDVFDTIPVSGWVAGDTHWVYIHGRDIGNNWGAFDSASAIVVSLIDTVPPGIAYTSPAFGDTGVTLNSWIYVTFNEKVDPTTVTSDKILIEGSINGNYTFWMSYFETDSTLRINPYSDFAPMESINVYIAAGIQDLAGNPMLSGYWWWFRSGAITDTAKPRVDSLIANPDTITGANGVTVITSRITDNIAVAGAEYFIDAIGVNGTGYGAHASDSFGLTIAHTLDTIVIDTIAYGMHRFFLHGVDATGNWGPYDTAAVYKIAVDTLHPDVDSLRAVPDTVDLYAQTIITSRITDNIGVTAAEFFIDSVGGYGAGYAAHPVDSFGPLVVHTRDTVQTDTLISGRHWVYLRGRDAAGNWSICDSVPFVIVNFDSTGPHFTITAIPSPVLIGDSISITADVSEPLNPDSAVTCLIRNADTTVAHTMVQTDTFEYQIWVQTTGFPEGTCRAVVSGYDERSNYGVDSVQFAAVLDSIGPDFIVAITPSPAHIGDSALVTAQTSDTLHPDSLVTCFVRTADSMTEYIMTQTDSFEYSAWVQTVGFSEDTCWALVAGYNKRSTYGIDSLQFAVMAEGEFLPKDRVYAWPNPAKGNQVFFHFYVSMNARVRVTVFNLEGRRVWQSTEQNAAGGKPPHTMNSNAVVWDISRIASDVYIFRLEATNTATDDISTVIKKFAIVR, from the coding sequence ATGAATATAACGCTGCTGACGACCGCCAGTGTCTTGCACAGCGGAGACACACTCAATGCGCCATACGGCACCAAACCGGTCATTGACGGTCTGATAAGCGCGGGCGAATGGGATGACGCGGATACGGTCATGACCATGGCCCTGCCTAACGGACCGGTCACGATCTATGCCAAGGAATATCCTGATTCCATTTATTTCGCGGTCAACGTGCCGGACAGTACTAGTCATCCCAATGACCGGGCGATCCTGATGTTTGACTCACTGAATAACGCTGACACACTGCCCAACGTGGATGATTTTACGTGTTCCATGAAGCGGAATGGCACGCGCGCGTCCCAACATGGCAACGGCACCGGTTGGGCAAATGATAGTACATGGGGTTGGAATTCCGCGGTCACCGCGAGCACCAACGGTTACGTTGTGGAATATTCGGTCGCTTTTAGAAAAGCCGGACTGTCATTCGGTCAACCGAAGATCCTTGGATTTTCAGTGGAAATAATCAATACCAATCTGAGCACTGTTTTGTGGCCGGATTCGGCCATTAACATGAACCCTTCGACCTGGGGCGATCTTTTCTCACCGGACAACTGGGGAAGCAATGACTCGGTAGGACCGGTCACGTCCGGGATCCAGATCTCGCCGCCAAACCCGCCGCAGGGTATCACGAACATAGTGGTGTACGCGCTGGTCTCGGATAGTCTGACCGGGCAGTCGATGATCAATGACGCCCAAGTATTTATCGACTCGACCGTTGCTGCTTATAACATGATGCCGCTCGATGGCAATTTTGACGAAATGACCGAAGGTGTATTTGATACGGTCCCGGTGACCGGTTGGGTGGCTGGCGACACGCACTGGGTTTACGTTCGTGGCATGGATATCGCCAGGAACTGGGGCATGTTCGATTCGGTGCCGGTCATTGTTGCCGCGGCGTTGGACACGACTCCGCCATGGATCATTACGACATTCCCCGGCAGCGGTCAAACTGATGTCCCTCTTGATGCCGTTATCACCGCGACCTTTAGCGAGCAGGTCGACCCGGCGACGGTCACGCTCGATAAATTCACGATGAACGGCAGTATCAACGGTGCCTATACATTTACCATTAACTATGATCCTATTGACAGCACCGTGTCCATTGACCCCACGATCAGTTTCGCTTCGGCAGAATCGATCACGGTAGTGATCGCGCCCGGCATTCAGGACCTGGCCGGGAATCCCATGCCGGACACTCACTCATGGTGGTTCAAGGCGCTCGTTCTCCCCGATTCTGTCGGCCCGGTCACTTCCTCAGTCAGCATCTCCCCGCCGAACCCGCCTCAGGGTATCACGGAAATTATCGCCTATGCGCTTGTGTCTGACAGCGCGACGGGCCAGTCACTGATCAATGACGCTGAAGCGTTCCTTGATTCGATCGGTCAACCCGGCACAGGTTATATCATGACCGCGCTGGATGGAGGGTATGACGAAATCGCTGAGGATGTCTTTGACACGATACCGGTATCAGGCTGGGTAGCGGGCGACACGCACTGGGTCTATATTCATGGCCGCGATATTGGTAACAATTGGGGTGCGTTTGATTCCGCATCGGCCATCGTTGTATCCCTGATCGACACTGTACCACCGGGTATCGCATACACGTCGCCCGCCTTCGGCGATACCGGAGTTACCCTAAACAGCTGGATCTATGTTACGTTCAACGAGAAGGTCGATCCGACCACCGTGACCAGCGATAAGATCCTGATCGAAGGCAGTATCAACGGCAATTATACTTTCTGGATGTCATATTTCGAAACGGACAGCACGCTCCGCATAAATCCTTATAGTGACTTTGCACCCATGGAATCCATCAATGTCTATATCGCCGCTGGAATCCAGGATCTGGCCGGGAATCCCATGCTCAGCGGCTACTGGTGGTGGTTCAGGTCCGGGGCAATTACGGACACGGCAAAACCCCGCGTTGATTCGCTGATCGCGAATCCCGACACTATCACCGGTGCGAACGGCGTCACGGTCATTACGTCACGGATCACCGACAATATTGCCGTGGCCGGCGCAGAGTACTTCATTGACGCGATCGGGGTCAATGGTACCGGTTACGGCGCGCACGCTTCCGACAGTTTCGGCCTGACCATTGCTCATACTCTTGATACCATTGTCATAGACACTATAGCATACGGGATGCACCGATTCTTCCTGCATGGCGTTGATGCCACTGGCAACTGGGGTCCATATGATACCGCAGCCGTTTACAAAATCGCAGTCGACACCCTGCACCCGGACGTCGATTCCCTGCGCGCGGTGCCGGATACAGTGGATCTCTATGCACAAACCATCATAACCTCCCGGATCACTGACAATATCGGCGTCACCGCCGCTGAATTCTTCATTGATTCGGTGGGCGGCTATGGCGCTGGTTACGCGGCGCATCCAGTTGACAGCTTTGGACCACTGGTCGTTCATACGCGCGATACCGTTCAAACAGACACGCTTATCTCGGGTCGGCATTGGGTCTATCTCCGGGGCCGCGATGCGGCCGGCAACTGGAGTATCTGCGATTCTGTTCCATTTGTCATCGTGAACTTCGACAGCACCGGTCCCCACTTCACAATCACCGCCATCCCGTCACCCGTATTGATCGGCGATTCGATATCAATAACCGCTGATGTAAGTGAGCCGCTTAACCCTGATTCTGCGGTGACCTGCCTGATCCGCAACGCTGATACAACGGTCGCGCATACGATGGTTCAGACCGATACGTTCGAATACCAAATCTGGGTGCAGACTACCGGCTTTCCGGAGGGAACATGCCGGGCGGTCGTTTCCGGGTACGATGAACGGAGCAACTACGGTGTTGACTCCGTACAATTTGCCGCCGTACTCGACAGCATTGGCCCTGATTTTATCGTCGCGATCACGCCCTCGCCAGCCCATATCGGTGATTCGGCGCTGGTAACCGCTCAAACCAGCGATACGCTCCACCCGGATTCTCTGGTCACCTGTTTTGTACGCACGGCCGATAGCATGACCGAATATATAATGACCCAAACGGATTCATTCGAATATAGTGCATGGGTTCAAACGGTCGGCTTCTCCGAGGATACTTGCTGGGCGTTAGTTGCCGGTTATAACAAGCGGAGTACGTATGGAATCGATTCGCTTCAATTCGCGGTCATGGCGGAAGGTGAATTCCTGCCCAAGGACCGCGTGTACGCCTGGCCCAATCCGGCAAAAGGCAACCAGGTCTTTTTCCATTTTTATGTCAGCATGAACGCACGCGTAAGGGTAACTGTTTTCAACCTTGAAGGCAGGCGTGTCTGGCAAAGTACGGAACAGAACGCAGCAGGCGGAAAGCCGCCCCACACAATGAATTCCAACGCCGTGGTGTGGGATATTTCACGGATCGCCAGCGATGTCTACATCTTCCGGCTGGAAGCAACGAACACTGCGACCGACGATATAAGTACGGTCATAAAGAAATTCGCCATTGTCCGATGA